AGCCAACTACGGATCAACGGTAGTTCTGTGCACGGCAACACAGCCTGCGCTGGAGGGATTGCTTCCGCAGGGCACAGCGATACGTGAGATCGCGCCCGACCCGCCGCGCCTCTATGAAGAGTTTCGCAGGGTGGATGTCGCTCGTCTGGGGCCGCTCCATGACGCGGAACTGGCTGAGAGAATGCTGCAGTTCCCACAGACGCTTTGCATCGTGAACACGCGTGCGCACGCTCGAGAGCTGTACAAGCTGGTTTCATCGGAACCCGGAGCATTTCACCTGAGCGCCTGCATGTGCCCACGTCACAGAAGCGCGCAGCTCGACTCCATCCGGCAGTCGCTACGAGACGGAACGCCGTGCAGGGTTGTCTCCACGCAGCTCATCGAAGCCGGAGTGGATGTCGACTTCCCGACAGTATTCCGCGCATATACCGGTCTCGACTCGGCGGCGCAGGCCGCGGGCAGGTGCAATCGCGAAGGGAAGCTTCATAGAGGTCAGCTTTTCATGTTCGAGCCGGTTGATCACCCACCGCAAGGTTGGTTCCAGAGGACTGCGGCCGTTGCCGAGATAGCCCTTCGCAGCGGCAATGACCCTCTTGGACTGGGTACAGTTAAGCACTACTTCGAAAAGCTCTACGATGTCGAGCGTGACCAGCTCGACAAGTGCAAGATCATGAAGCTCTCTGAGACAGGCCGTGGAAAGCTTGACTTCCAGTTTGAGAGCATGGCCAAAGAGTTCAGTGTGATCGACTCAGCGCTCATGTCCATCGTCATCCCGTGGGACGAAGAGGCGCGCGAACTGATCGAGACTGCCAAGTACGCGCTGTCCCGCCGCGTTCTCAGGCGCCTGCAGCCGTATGTGGTTCAGGTCTACCCGAATGTGTTCTTCGCGCTCGAGCGGAACGGCTTGGTGAGTTCAATGGGAGGTGAGAAAGGGATGGTGCATGTCCTCAAGGACCCGTCCTGCTATACGGATATGGGATTGGTGTTGCCTGAGGACATGGATGTTCCGACAGACGGCGCTTGGTTCGTGTGATTCCAGACCGGATGAACAACACGAGGAAGGAGGGAGAGGATGGGATACGGAGTCGCAGTCAAGGTGTGGGGCGACTATGCCTGCTTCACCCGTCCCGAGATGAAAGCCGAGCGGGTGAGCTACGACGTGATGACGCCTTCGGCAGCGCGCGGAGTCCTCGAAGCCATTCACTGGAAGCCGGCGCTGAGATGGGTCGTGGACAGGATCCATGTGCTCAACGAGATCCGCTTCGACAACATCCGCCGAAATGAAGTGGCAAGCAAGATTCCCGCACGCAATGTGGAGTCGGCAATGAAAGGCAAGGAGGTGGAGCTGTGTCAGTACGCCTCCGAGGACAGGCAGCAACGCGCGGCGCTTGTTCTGAGGGATCCAGCCTACGTTATCGAGGCGCACTTCGCGCTCACAGATCAAGTTGGCCCGACCGACACCCCAGAGAAGCACTACAACATTGCAGTGCGTCGCATGCGCCAGGGGCAGTGCTACCACCGCCCATACCTGGGATGCCGGGAATTCCCGGCCCAGTTCGAACTGGTTGAGGGAGAAATGCCGACATCGTGTCATCGCGGCGAGCGCGATCTCGGGTGGATGCTGCTCGACATCGACTATGCCGACAACATGACGCCGCGCTTTTTCCGGGCCGTAATGCATGACGGCGTGATTGACGTCCCCGCCATGCCGGAGGGAGGCGGCAGACTTGATTCTGCAGAGTCTGTATGACCTCTATGGGCGTCTCCTAGACGACCCCGAATCGGGAGTATCCAAACCCGGCTACAGCAAGGCCGGGGTCTCTTTCGCATTCAACCTGTCCGAATCAGGTGAACTCCTTGATGTCATCGACGTGCGCGATGCTTCCGGCGGCAAGAAGCTTCGGGCGCGGGAGATGGACGTGCCGAGGCAGGTGAAGCGGGCCTACGGCATCAGAGCGAACTTCATGTGCGACA
This window of the Clostridia bacterium genome carries:
- the cas5c gene encoding type I-C CRISPR-associated protein Cas5c, which encodes MGYGVAVKVWGDYACFTRPEMKAERVSYDVMTPSAARGVLEAIHWKPALRWVVDRIHVLNEIRFDNIRRNEVASKIPARNVESAMKGKEVELCQYASEDRQQRAALVLRDPAYVIEAHFALTDQVGPTDTPEKHYNIAVRRMRQGQCYHRPYLGCREFPAQFELVEGEMPTSCHRGERDLGWMLLDIDYADNMTPRFFRAVMHDGVIDVPAMPEGGGRLDSAESV